In Chryseobacterium shigense, the following proteins share a genomic window:
- a CDS encoding helix-turn-helix domain-containing protein has translation MNNNNKFLLNTPELKKESQLLNLVENQTKFNLNNCEFSIYETHKAAFGVKLHFENIAFTAMLRGKKHMKLDNKTNYFDYFPGESVLVAPGETMIIDFPEADESPTQCISLSLNPEFIEDSLNYLNYSLPKVDETSQWNIQLDEFFLFNNKSLASATNNIMRIAMDDNSQKDIMADFALKELLIRLMQTQARSMVEKNIAKNKSRIGFAVDYIRKNLHQKLSIDSIAKLAYVSKSNFFKMFKDELGTSPNDFILQERINRAKELLAGQNSIKETAYQTGFSDTNYFTRVFKQLVGVTPKSYQNGMIFLD, from the coding sequence ATGAATAACAATAATAAATTTTTATTAAATACTCCTGAATTAAAGAAGGAAAGCCAGTTATTGAACCTTGTTGAAAACCAGACAAAATTCAATCTAAACAACTGTGAATTTAGTATTTACGAGACTCACAAAGCTGCTTTTGGGGTTAAGCTTCACTTTGAGAATATTGCTTTTACGGCTATGCTGAGAGGCAAAAAACATATGAAGCTGGATAATAAAACAAATTATTTTGATTATTTCCCGGGAGAAAGTGTTCTTGTAGCCCCGGGAGAAACCATGATCATTGATTTCCCGGAAGCGGATGAATCTCCTACCCAATGCATTTCTTTAAGCCTTAATCCTGAATTTATAGAGGATTCTCTTAATTATTTAAATTACAGCCTTCCTAAAGTGGATGAAACTTCACAGTGGAATATCCAGCTGGATGAGTTTTTTCTTTTTAACAATAAATCTTTAGCGTCTGCTACCAATAATATCATGAGAATTGCAATGGATGATAATTCGCAGAAAGATATTATGGCAGATTTCGCATTGAAAGAACTTCTGATCAGGCTTATGCAGACCCAGGCCAGAAGCATGGTAGAAAAAAATATTGCCAAAAATAAATCAAGGATAGGTTTTGCAGTGGATTATATCAGGAAAAACCTTCATCAGAAACTCTCCATAGACAGTATTGCAAAGCTTGCCTACGTGAGCAAATCCAATTTCTTTAAAATGTTCAAGGATGAATTGGGAACTTCTCCCAATGATTTTATTCTTCAGGAAAGAATTAATAGGGCAAAAGAACTGCTTGCGGGACAGAACAGTATTAAGGAAACTGCCTACCAGACAGGATTTTCAGACACGAATTATTTTACACGGGTATTTAAACAGCTGGTTGGCGTTACTCCGAAAAGTTACCAGAATGGAATGATCTTCCTTGATTAG
- a CDS encoding alpha/beta hydrolase, which yields MKFLLSFAFVWFTSTLYHAQSSEKYQISPALEQIPLWPHNMPDTSGSRESETISDKGSVTNVSNPRLIVHQPKNPNGIAILVISGGGYAHIELGKESTPAANWLQSEGITAFELIYRLPQENWKTTNVPFEDAQRAIRMIRSLAQNYNIDPNKVGILGFSAGGHLAGYTSARPDQKLYAPIDHIDTLSARPDFTGLIYPVISMLPPNNKTHSYKSILGKTSSKEQEIAYSVEKQVNENMPITFITQAADDPISPVDNSFLMYSALNKAHVPAEMHIFQTGGHGWGLGKKGSPVSSWPDLFKKWAQQNGFWK from the coding sequence ATGAAATTCCTGCTCTCTTTTGCTTTTGTATGGTTTACTTCAACACTCTACCATGCCCAATCTAGCGAAAAATATCAGATTTCTCCTGCACTGGAGCAAATTCCTTTATGGCCTCACAACATGCCGGATACTTCGGGTTCAAGGGAGTCTGAAACAATCAGTGATAAAGGATCTGTTACCAATGTTTCAAACCCGAGGCTTATTGTTCATCAACCGAAAAATCCCAATGGTATAGCCATTTTAGTGATCAGCGGAGGCGGATATGCCCACATTGAACTGGGAAAAGAAAGTACTCCTGCAGCCAATTGGCTTCAATCGGAAGGAATAACCGCTTTTGAACTGATCTACCGGTTACCACAGGAAAACTGGAAAACCACAAACGTTCCTTTTGAAGATGCCCAGCGTGCTATACGAATGATCCGCAGCCTTGCCCAAAATTATAATATTGATCCCAATAAAGTAGGGATCCTGGGATTTTCAGCGGGCGGACATCTTGCGGGTTACACTTCAGCCAGGCCAGATCAAAAGCTTTATGCACCTATTGACCATATAGATACCCTATCAGCCAGACCTGATTTTACAGGGTTAATTTATCCTGTGATCTCAATGCTTCCGCCTAATAATAAAACCCATTCTTACAAAAGTATTCTTGGAAAAACTTCTTCAAAAGAACAGGAAATTGCTTATTCAGTGGAAAAACAGGTGAATGAAAATATGCCTATAACTTTCATTACCCAGGCCGCAGATGATCCAATTTCTCCCGTTGACAACAGCTTTTTGATGTATTCAGCTTTAAACAAAGCTCATGTACCGGCGGAAATGCATATTTTCCAGACTGGCGGACATGGCTGGGGATTGGGTAAAAAAGGAAGCCCTGTCAGCAGCTGGCCGGATCTTTTTAAAAAATGGGCACAGCAAAACGGATTCTGGAAGTAA
- a CDS encoding hydroxymethylglutaryl-CoA synthase family protein: MTFGIEAAGYHVPSLYLEIKDLAEKRGIEPAKLEKGLGLHKMGFPDVHEDAATFAAEALLKLIRDYDLNPKDIARIYLGTESALDAAKPTASYAVQMVEKVLEKEFGERCFRNCDVVDMTFACIGAVDALHNSLDFVRVNPDKKAVVIASDYAKYELASSGEYTQGGGAVALLVSSKPDLLEIENNWGVATESVFDFFKPRRNYSKKDLTSAPETFPDKIEIFTDEPVFDGQYSNQCYQDRIREAYQHYKEITGKDKPYEAWRYLIFHLPYAFHGKRVFTEIYSIENGLSYTTPDEQKAVAKSENYLNFINEKIERSQRASSEIGNMYTASIFMALLSAIQVSFDEGEELAGTEIGFLGYGSGSKSKVFAGKISENWKTVAAKWNLFENLKNRTAIDFETYEKLHRKQLEKSVNENYKSFGLQSVESENPVLQGARYYHYKD, from the coding sequence ATGACTTTTGGAATTGAGGCTGCGGGCTATCATGTACCGTCTTTGTATTTAGAGATCAAAGACCTGGCGGAGAAAAGAGGAATTGAACCCGCAAAACTGGAAAAAGGATTAGGATTGCACAAAATGGGGTTTCCCGATGTTCATGAAGATGCGGCTACATTCGCGGCAGAAGCTTTATTGAAACTGATCAGAGATTATGATCTCAATCCCAAAGATATAGCCAGGATTTATTTAGGCACGGAAAGCGCTCTGGATGCGGCCAAACCTACAGCTTCCTATGCTGTGCAGATGGTGGAAAAAGTGCTGGAAAAAGAATTTGGCGAAAGATGCTTCAGGAATTGTGATGTGGTAGATATGACTTTTGCCTGCATCGGGGCTGTAGATGCCCTTCATAACTCCCTTGATTTTGTAAGGGTGAATCCGGACAAAAAAGCCGTGGTTATTGCCAGCGATTATGCCAAATACGAACTGGCTTCTTCCGGAGAATATACACAGGGAGGTGGTGCAGTTGCTTTACTGGTTTCCTCAAAACCGGATCTTCTGGAAATTGAAAATAACTGGGGAGTTGCTACCGAAAGTGTTTTCGATTTCTTTAAACCCAGAAGGAACTACAGTAAAAAAGACTTAACTTCAGCACCTGAAACTTTCCCGGATAAAATCGAAATTTTTACGGATGAGCCTGTTTTTGACGGACAGTATTCCAACCAATGTTATCAGGACAGGATCAGGGAAGCTTATCAGCATTATAAAGAGATTACAGGTAAAGATAAACCTTACGAAGCCTGGAGATATCTTATCTTCCATTTGCCGTATGCATTTCACGGTAAAAGAGTATTCACGGAAATCTACAGCATTGAAAATGGACTTTCTTACACAACACCGGATGAACAGAAAGCAGTGGCGAAATCTGAAAATTACCTGAACTTTATCAATGAAAAGATTGAAAGATCACAGCGCGCATCTTCGGAAATAGGCAATATGTATACAGCTTCCATTTTTATGGCGCTGCTTTCCGCAATACAGGTTTCATTTGATGAAGGAGAAGAACTGGCAGGTACTGAAATCGGGTTTTTAGGATATGGGAGCGGTTCAAAATCCAAAGTTTTTGCCGGAAAAATATCTGAAAACTGGAAAACTGTTGCTGCCAAATGGAATTTGTTCGAAAATTTAAAAAACAGAACAGCCATTGATTTTGAAACTTACGAAAAACTGCACAGAAAACAGCTTGAAAAATCTGTTAACGAAAACTACAAAAGTTTCGGGCTACAATCAGTAGAATCTGAAAATCCTGTTTTGCAGGGAGCACGATATTATCATTACAAAGACTAA
- a CDS encoding M1 family metallopeptidase, which yields MKKAILSIAILGIFFSANVSAQTETSGREKVYRATHTKVTELKHTKLKVNFDYQKEQMNGEEWLTAAPFFYPANELTLDAKGMLIHEVALEANGKKSPLKYDYKDDVLKITLDKTYQKNQDYTVYIKYTARPNEVKQEGSAAINDAKGLYFINAQGKDPDMPTQIWTQGETESSSAWFPTIDKSNQKTTQEIYMTVPDKYVTLSNGLLKDSQKEANGLRTDHWVMDKRHSTYLFFMGVGEYAIVKDKWRNIAVDYYIEKEYEPYAKQIYGNTPEMIEFFSKKLGYDYPWAKYAQISGRDYVSGAMENTTATLHGSDILQKPGQLIDENTWEDTIAHELFHQWFGDLVTAESWSNLTVNESFANYSEYLWNEYKYGKDQADYHQMKDVNMYLTTPGNFEKNLVRFNYDSREDVFDLVTYQKGGGILHMLRNYLGDDAFFAGLNDYLKTYEYQNGEAHQLRLSLEKVSGKDLNWFFNQWYFGNGNPKIKYSYTFEPVKKQIAVVIEQTQDQPFQFPLAIDVYDNGKPKRYNVWVNATAKNTFNFDVSKNADLVNINADGILLADITDTKTPEQNLMQFINSKEFKSRYLALSDIKDQVGKNPAATKLLAAAIKDPYFRTRMKALKLMDLSNPEQMKALGTDVEKLASNDPKTLVQAAAIAALAKTKDKKYLPLFEKGVNAVSNAVKGSSLNAVLALDPSKANTLADKIDLEGASDELMSQLLPVIVKNKVTSQMANITPLVAFYPFIKFQNPELGKSAEEGYNWIMSSDNVKATENITKIISHAKSQMGDNPQVKMMISQMLKDGLSKKMELLRQNPQSAASLNRQIDAINKAIADFK from the coding sequence ATGAAAAAGGCAATTTTGTCCATTGCTATACTCGGAATTTTCTTTTCCGCAAACGTATCAGCACAAACCGAAACTTCAGGCAGAGAAAAAGTATACAGAGCCACTCACACCAAAGTAACGGAACTAAAACATACCAAGCTGAAAGTAAATTTCGATTACCAGAAGGAACAAATGAATGGAGAAGAATGGCTTACTGCCGCTCCTTTTTTCTATCCTGCCAACGAATTAACACTTGATGCAAAAGGAATGCTGATTCATGAAGTGGCATTGGAAGCCAATGGTAAAAAATCCCCTTTAAAATACGACTATAAAGATGACGTTTTAAAAATTACTTTAGATAAAACATATCAGAAAAACCAGGATTACACAGTTTATATCAAATATACAGCACGTCCGAATGAAGTAAAACAGGAGGGAAGTGCCGCAATTAATGATGCAAAAGGCCTGTATTTCATTAATGCTCAGGGAAAAGATCCCGATATGCCGACTCAGATCTGGACGCAGGGCGAAACGGAATCCTCTTCCGCCTGGTTCCCGACAATTGATAAATCCAACCAAAAAACAACCCAGGAAATCTACATGACCGTTCCTGATAAATACGTTACCCTTTCCAATGGACTGTTGAAAGATTCTCAAAAAGAAGCAAACGGCTTGAGAACAGATCACTGGGTGATGGATAAGAGACATTCAACCTACCTTTTCTTCATGGGAGTAGGTGAATATGCCATCGTGAAAGACAAATGGAGAAATATTGCGGTTGATTATTATATAGAAAAAGAATACGAGCCTTACGCAAAACAGATCTATGGAAATACCCCTGAAATGATCGAGTTTTTCTCTAAAAAATTAGGTTACGATTATCCGTGGGCCAAATATGCACAGATTTCCGGAAGAGATTACGTGAGTGGAGCAATGGAAAATACTACTGCAACACTTCACGGAAGTGATATTTTACAGAAACCGGGGCAGCTTATTGATGAAAACACCTGGGAAGATACTATAGCCCATGAATTATTCCACCAGTGGTTTGGAGATCTGGTAACAGCAGAAAGCTGGAGTAATCTTACTGTAAATGAATCTTTTGCGAATTATTCAGAATATCTCTGGAACGAATATAAATACGGAAAAGACCAGGCAGATTATCATCAGATGAAAGACGTAAATATGTATCTTACAACACCGGGGAATTTTGAGAAAAACCTGGTGAGATTCAATTATGATTCCCGTGAAGATGTTTTCGATTTGGTTACCTATCAGAAAGGAGGCGGAATTCTTCACATGCTAAGAAACTATCTGGGTGATGATGCCTTCTTTGCAGGTTTGAATGATTATCTGAAAACATATGAGTACCAGAACGGAGAAGCACATCAGTTAAGACTGTCCTTAGAAAAAGTTTCCGGAAAAGACCTGAACTGGTTTTTCAATCAATGGTATTTTGGAAACGGAAACCCGAAAATTAAATATTCTTATACCTTCGAACCCGTTAAAAAACAGATCGCTGTTGTTATCGAGCAAACACAGGATCAGCCTTTCCAGTTTCCTCTGGCAATTGATGTTTATGACAACGGGAAGCCGAAAAGATACAATGTCTGGGTAAATGCAACAGCAAAAAATACATTTAATTTTGATGTTTCTAAAAATGCAGATTTAGTCAATATCAATGCAGACGGAATTTTACTGGCAGATATCACAGATACCAAAACTCCGGAGCAGAACCTGATGCAGTTTATCAATTCCAAGGAATTTAAGAGCAGATACCTTGCCTTATCCGATATAAAAGACCAGGTAGGAAAAAATCCGGCAGCTACAAAATTACTGGCAGCTGCCATAAAAGATCCGTATTTCAGAACAAGAATGAAAGCCCTTAAGCTGATGGATCTTTCAAACCCTGAGCAGATGAAAGCTTTAGGAACGGATGTTGAGAAATTAGCCTCCAACGACCCGAAAACATTGGTTCAGGCTGCCGCTATTGCTGCATTGGCTAAAACTAAGGATAAAAAATACCTTCCGCTTTTTGAAAAGGGTGTAAATGCTGTTTCCAATGCTGTAAAGGGAAGTTCATTAAATGCTGTTTTGGCCCTGGACCCTTCAAAAGCCAATACATTAGCAGATAAAATTGATCTTGAAGGAGCTTCAGATGAACTGATGAGCCAGCTGCTTCCGGTTATTGTAAAAAATAAAGTGACCTCACAAATGGCCAATATTACTCCATTAGTGGCATTTTATCCGTTTATTAAATTCCAGAATCCGGAATTGGGAAAATCTGCAGAAGAAGGATATAACTGGATCATGAGCTCGGATAATGTAAAGGCTACTGAAAACATTACGAAAATCATCAGCCATGCAAAAAGCCAAATGGGAGATAATCCGCAGGTAAAAATGATGATTTCCCAGATGCTGAAAGACGGTTTAAGTAAAAAAATGGAACTGTTGAGACAAAACCCTCAGAGTGCTGCAAGCCTCAACAGACAAATCGATGCAATAAATAAAGCCATTGCCGATTTTAAATAA
- a CDS encoding serine hydrolase domain-containing protein: MLKKLILLSVISISGTVFSQNNVREKLGNYLDSLFVHHKVMGSFAFADNDKPAFLKVTGFSDAESKQKANMNTQYRVGSISKTFTAVLVMKAAEEKKLSLNRKLSDFYPEIPNADKITIENLLQHRTGIHSLTNEPEYWQYNTKFQTESDLINIIKKYKSDFEPASKYEYSNSNYILLGLILEKVYKKTYAELIKDKIAKPLQLKLTEAGGKIDPAKNQARSYQYINGNYHVSPETDMSIPIGAGNIISTPTELLKFILGLENGKLIKKESLDKMKNFIDDYGYGLVKVPFEQYTGFGHTGGIDKFSSALFYFPDLKIAVGFSTNQSDMDTNEISIKMVETVMGKDFQMPGFKTLELPEAELQKFTGTYSTPNIPLKINIFIKEKKLMAQATGQDEFPLEATSDTSFKFEKAGVVIDFYPAKKQFVIIQGGKKNTFTKE, from the coding sequence ATGCTAAAAAAGTTAATTCTTCTTTCGGTAATCAGTATTTCAGGTACTGTTTTTTCTCAGAATAACGTAAGGGAAAAATTGGGGAACTACCTGGATTCCTTATTTGTGCATCATAAAGTGATGGGAAGTTTTGCGTTTGCAGACAATGATAAGCCGGCTTTCCTAAAAGTGACAGGATTTTCTGATGCAGAAAGTAAGCAGAAAGCCAACATGAACACACAATACCGGGTTGGCTCCATCAGTAAAACCTTCACAGCAGTTTTGGTAATGAAGGCAGCTGAAGAAAAAAAACTTTCCCTTAACAGAAAACTATCAGATTTCTATCCTGAAATTCCGAATGCCGATAAAATTACTATTGAAAATTTACTTCAGCACAGAACCGGAATTCACAGTCTTACCAATGAACCGGAGTATTGGCAGTACAATACAAAATTCCAGACAGAAAGTGATCTGATCAATATCATCAAGAAATATAAAAGTGATTTTGAACCCGCCTCAAAGTACGAATACAGCAATTCAAATTACATTTTGCTGGGCCTTATTCTTGAGAAAGTGTACAAAAAAACATATGCTGAGCTGATTAAAGATAAAATTGCAAAACCCTTACAATTAAAGCTGACAGAAGCGGGAGGGAAAATTGACCCTGCGAAAAACCAGGCAAGATCTTATCAGTATATAAACGGAAATTATCACGTTTCACCGGAAACAGATATGAGCATTCCAATCGGGGCAGGCAACATTATTTCAACGCCAACCGAACTTCTGAAATTTATCCTCGGACTTGAAAATGGAAAACTCATCAAAAAAGAAAGCCTGGATAAAATGAAAAATTTTATTGATGATTATGGTTACGGACTCGTGAAAGTTCCTTTCGAACAATATACAGGATTTGGTCATACCGGTGGAATTGATAAATTCAGTTCAGCTTTATTCTATTTTCCCGATCTGAAAATTGCAGTGGGTTTTTCAACCAATCAATCGGATATGGATACGAACGAAATTTCAATTAAGATGGTGGAAACAGTAATGGGCAAAGACTTTCAAATGCCAGGCTTTAAAACCCTTGAGCTTCCGGAAGCAGAGCTGCAGAAATTTACAGGGACGTATTCAACTCCCAATATCCCTTTAAAAATTAATATCTTTATTAAAGAAAAGAAGCTGATGGCTCAGGCAACAGGTCAGGACGAATTTCCTTTGGAAGCAACCTCGGACACAAGTTTTAAATTTGAAAAGGCAGGAGTTGTCATCGATTTTTATCCTGCGAAAAAACAGTTCGTCATCATTCAGGGAGGAAAAAAAAATACCTTTACAAAAGAATAA
- a CDS encoding thymidylate synthase: MQNYLDLLQHILDNGTDKTDRTGTGTRSVFGYQLRYDLSKGFPMVTTKKVHLKSIIYELLWFLNGDTNVKYLNDNGVSIWDEWADENGDLGPVYGAQWRSWQGAGGKVVDQITEVIDQIKKNPDSRRLIVSAWNAAEISNMALAPCHALFQFYVADGKLSLQLYQRSADVFLGVPFNIASYALLLMMVAQVCDLEVGDYIHSFGDVHIYNNHFEQVNKQLSREPRPLPVMKLNPQIKDIFSFSFEDFTLENYDPHPGIKAPVAI; encoded by the coding sequence ATGCAGAACTACCTAGACCTTTTACAGCATATTTTAGACAATGGAACAGATAAGACGGACAGAACCGGGACCGGAACAAGAAGTGTTTTCGGGTACCAGTTAAGATATGACCTGTCAAAAGGCTTTCCGATGGTGACAACCAAAAAAGTACACCTGAAATCCATTATCTATGAACTGCTCTGGTTTTTAAATGGTGATACCAATGTCAAATATCTTAATGATAACGGAGTAAGCATCTGGGACGAATGGGCTGATGAAAACGGAGACCTGGGACCTGTTTACGGTGCACAGTGGAGAAGCTGGCAGGGAGCCGGCGGAAAAGTAGTGGACCAAATTACTGAAGTAATAGACCAGATCAAAAAAAATCCGGATTCAAGAAGGCTGATCGTCTCCGCCTGGAATGCAGCAGAAATTTCCAATATGGCGCTGGCACCATGCCATGCTCTGTTTCAATTCTATGTGGCAGATGGAAAACTGTCATTACAATTATACCAGAGAAGTGCCGATGTATTTCTGGGAGTGCCTTTCAATATCGCAAGCTATGCCTTATTGCTGATGATGGTGGCCCAGGTTTGTGACCTTGAAGTAGGGGATTATATCCATAGTTTCGGGGATGTTCATATTTACAACAACCATTTTGAACAGGTGAATAAACAGCTTTCAAGAGAGCCAAGACCACTTCCGGTTATGAAACTGAATCCGCAAATCAAAGATATTTTCAGTTTCAGTTTTGAAGACTTTACACTCGAAAATTATGATCCGCATCCGGGAATTAAAGCTCCTGTAGCCATTTAA
- a CDS encoding alpha-amylase family glycosyl hydrolase — translation MKKLILLAIIGLGIVSCTTQNTINTMDLPKEWKHSTNIYEVNIRQYTQEGTFKAFEKEMPRLKKMGVKTLWFMPITPIAQQNKKGSLGSPYAASDYTSINPEFGTMNDFKHMVNEAHRLGFKVIIDWVANHTGWDHIWTKTHPEFYLKDPDGKFHIASGMDDIIELDYKNKEMRLAMIDAMKFWVKETGIDGFRCDLASWVEVDFWQQARPEVEKIKPLFWLGEFDEIESPEYGKVFDASYSWKWMHKSADYYKKNEPLQELRDLLKQYSNIGDSSMRAWFTANHDENSWNGTEYEKYGVITKPMAVFSATWNGVPLLYSGQELPNTKRLEFFEKDVIKWTNTYQMADFYKTLLELKSTNPALKGGDSNVSTYLLNTTANDKILAYVRKNGKDEVLVVLNMSKEPVNFKIEDQNLSGTFRNVFDKTKRDFDSEKDFSFKVSDYAVFEK, via the coding sequence ATGAAGAAATTAATTCTATTAGCAATAATCGGTCTTGGAATTGTTTCCTGTACCACTCAAAACACAATAAACACTATGGATCTGCCGAAGGAATGGAAGCACTCGACCAACATATATGAAGTAAATATAAGACAATACACACAGGAAGGAACATTTAAAGCATTTGAAAAAGAAATGCCCCGCCTGAAAAAAATGGGAGTTAAAACCCTTTGGTTCATGCCAATTACACCCATTGCCCAGCAAAATAAAAAAGGAAGCCTCGGAAGTCCTTATGCCGCTTCGGATTACACATCCATCAACCCTGAATTCGGCACAATGAATGATTTCAAGCATATGGTGAACGAAGCCCACCGTTTAGGATTCAAAGTGATCATAGACTGGGTTGCGAACCACACCGGCTGGGACCATATCTGGACAAAAACACACCCTGAATTCTATCTGAAAGATCCCGACGGAAAATTCCACATCGCCTCAGGAATGGATGATATCATTGAACTTGATTACAAAAATAAGGAAATGAGACTTGCCATGATTGATGCCATGAAATTTTGGGTAAAAGAAACAGGCATTGACGGTTTCAGATGTGATCTTGCCTCTTGGGTAGAAGTAGATTTCTGGCAGCAGGCACGCCCCGAAGTTGAAAAAATAAAACCCCTTTTCTGGTTAGGAGAATTTGATGAAATCGAAAGCCCGGAATACGGAAAAGTATTTGATGCAAGTTATTCATGGAAGTGGATGCACAAATCTGCAGATTATTACAAGAAAAATGAACCTTTACAGGAACTTAGAGATCTTCTGAAGCAATATTCAAATATTGGAGATTCTTCAATGAGAGCCTGGTTTACAGCCAATCATGATGAAAACTCATGGAACGGGACAGAATATGAAAAATACGGAGTCATTACCAAACCTATGGCCGTATTCTCCGCAACATGGAATGGCGTTCCTCTGTTATACTCGGGACAGGAACTTCCCAACACGAAAAGGCTGGAGTTTTTTGAAAAAGACGTTATCAAGTGGACCAACACTTACCAGATGGCCGATTTTTATAAAACCCTGCTGGAATTAAAATCTACCAATCCTGCACTAAAAGGCGGCGACAGCAATGTATCCACCTACCTTCTGAATACCACAGCCAACGATAAAATCCTGGCCTATGTAAGAAAGAACGGAAAAGATGAAGTTCTGGTAGTTTTGAATATGTCAAAAGAACCTGTAAACTTCAAAATTGAAGATCAGAACCTTTCAGGAACTTTCAGGAATGTTTTTGACAAGACAAAAAGAGATTTTGACAGTGAAAAAGACTTCTCCTTCAAAGTTTCAGACTATGCAGTTTTTGAAAAATAA
- a CDS encoding IS1096 element passenger TnpR family protein produces the protein MVYKIRVILDAKEDIFRDIEVKGKQSLWNLHLGIKSAFSLQGDELSAFNMLEDDGTIIKSVPLEDMSDDGDGEIMSDVYIDEAFGKIGDKAQFQYGLLDLWELYCELVEIIEETKGVNYPITVYRFGNVPLKAPSRSGNAGGSKKRSAMPLMDDDFSFDDDFGGNNNFEDEDDDNFDDEEEENYNDDVFEDDDDNDDER, from the coding sequence ATGGTTTACAAGATCCGCGTAATATTAGATGCGAAAGAGGATATTTTCCGAGATATTGAAGTAAAAGGAAAACAGTCACTATGGAACTTACATTTGGGAATTAAAAGTGCGTTCAGTCTGCAGGGAGATGAACTTTCCGCTTTTAATATGTTGGAAGATGACGGAACAATAATTAAAAGTGTTCCACTGGAAGATATGAGTGATGATGGTGATGGCGAAATTATGTCGGATGTGTATATTGATGAAGCTTTTGGGAAAATAGGCGACAAAGCACAGTTTCAGTACGGGCTTCTTGATCTTTGGGAGCTATACTGTGAACTTGTGGAAATCATCGAAGAAACAAAAGGGGTTAATTATCCTATTACCGTATACAGATTCGGAAACGTTCCGTTAAAAGCACCAAGCAGAAGCGGAAATGCTGGAGGATCCAAGAAAAGATCGGCAATGCCGCTTATGGATGATGATTTCAGCTTTGATGATGATTTTGGAGGAAACAATAATTTTGAAGATGAAGATGATGACAACTTCGATGATGAGGAAGAAGAAAACTACAACGATGATGTTTTCGAAGATGACGACGACAATGATGATGAAAGATAA